The Mycolicibacterium flavescens genomic interval ACTCCAACCGGAACTCCACCTGCTGTTCGACCAGGACGGTGCGCAAAAACTCGATGGCGTCGTTCTGTTCGGCGGTGAACTCCCGGCCGAGGGTGTGCATGGCAGGCAGGATGCTGCTGTAGGTGAAGTTGATGCAGATACGACCGTCGATCTGAGAGAAGACCGGAACGTCGTATGGGGTCACGTCCGGTTGATCGTCGGGTTGCTCGCTGCGCCGATGGTGCGGAAACCCCTGGTAGAGCACGGGGAGCAGGTCGGGCCGTTCGTTGAGAATCCGGTTGTGCGCGGCGGGGCCGCTGGCGAACTGGCTCTCGCCACCTTCTGCGGCCGGGTACACGCAGAGCAGCGAAAGGATGTCCGCCGCATCGTTGTGCATCGCGAGCTCGGCCCTCGACTTGGTCCCGCGTGCCGGTTGTACGCCGTTGGGCAGCACCTCTTCCTGCACGCGCACCATCCGGTGACCGAAGGAGTTGTTCGACACCAGGTAGCCGAGGTGGGTACAGAATGCCCAGTAGATGCGTTCCAGGTCCTCGATCGAATGCTGTTCGACGGGGAAACCGCGCACACACGCCAGGCCCCTGCCGAACATCAACTCCCGGTACAGCCGCGCGAGATCCTCGTCGAGATCCGGATGCCGGGCGTCCTCCGGCGTGATGTCGTCGCGATCCTTTCGGGCGGTTTTGGCCAGTATGGATTCCAGCGCGGCCACATTGCTCGACGACAGGTCGAAGGCGAAGTCCTCCTTGCTGCTGAAGTCGGCACCGGTCCATGCCATGGGATCGGTGACTTGCTCGGTGTAGATCGCGGTGGGCATCCGTCCTCCTGTTGTCGTGACGAGGCTCTCGGCTATCGGCTCGCCGCGCGCCTCTCGAGCTCACGCAAGGCGTGCGCACGGGCAGTGGCGGCTTCGGTCATCATCCCGACGTCGGTTCCCGCCGAAATGAATCGCAGCCCCAGCCCTGCAAAGCGTTCCAGCAGGTCAACGGACTTGATCCCGGCCACTCCCAGCGCCACGCCGTGTGCACGACAGGCCGCTGCGACAGAGTCTACTGCACGGTGGAAATGCTCATTCTCATATTGCCCGTGGATCCCCATC includes:
- a CDS encoding gamma-butyrobetaine-like protein is translated as MPTAIYTEQVTDPMAWTGADFSSKEDFAFDLSSSNVAALESILAKTARKDRDDITPEDARHPDLDEDLARLYRELMFGRGLACVRGFPVEQHSIEDLERIYWAFCTHLGYLVSNNSFGHRMVRVQEEVLPNGVQPARGTKSRAELAMHNDAADILSLLCVYPAAEGGESQFASGPAAHNRILNERPDLLPVLYQGFPHHRRSEQPDDQPDVTPYDVPVFSQIDGRICINFTYSSILPAMHTLGREFTAEQNDAIEFLRTVLVEQQVEFRLESGEAAVANNFAMCHSRSDFVSSTDPKKARCFLRAWMEVPREDRRLPLGREYFHMENKDLRLGYDPVAGRDGAIARNDYKNVDPALADMFKAAQAKPKIKR